The proteins below are encoded in one region of Campylobacter helveticus:
- a CDS encoding DnaJ domain-containing protein, translated as MSGILLVVLVALVFYLYYKKWGKSEFLNSASRGAKGFARGFASGVMQERAEELKRRMNYYVIALLAKIAKSDGRVSQKEAEMISELLDANAKGEKERAFLKASFNEHKENLDDVFEVAKDFLKEVPLPKNERLNVLRVLVFMALIDGEFNAKKRELLEQIARAFNIAKMELDAFIENLSRLKSPKKELSENEAYELLGLSIGANLSEVKKQYRILAKKYHPDILNANNVSEEELKMGVEKFQKINEAYELLKKKLNKE; from the coding sequence ATGAGTGGAATTCTTCTTGTTGTTTTAGTGGCTTTGGTTTTTTATTTGTATTATAAAAAATGGGGCAAAAGCGAATTTTTAAATTCGGCAAGTCGTGGAGCTAAAGGTTTTGCAAGAGGATTTGCAAGTGGAGTAATGCAAGAGAGGGCTGAAGAGCTTAAAAGGCGTATGAACTACTATGTTATCGCTCTTTTGGCAAAGATTGCTAAAAGCGATGGTAGGGTCAGCCAAAAAGAAGCCGAGATGATAAGTGAGCTTTTGGACGCAAATGCAAAAGGTGAAAAAGAAAGAGCCTTTTTAAAGGCAAGTTTTAATGAGCATAAGGAAAATTTAGACGATGTTTTTGAAGTGGCGAAAGATTTTTTAAAAGAAGTTCCGCTTCCTAAAAATGAGCGGTTAAATGTGCTTAGAGTGCTTGTTTTTATGGCTTTGATTGACGGGGAATTTAATGCTAAAAAAAGAGAGCTTTTAGAGCAAATCGCAAGAGCTTTTAATATAGCAAAAATGGAGCTTGACGCTTTTATAGAAAATCTTTCACGTCTTAAAAGTCCTAAAAAAGAGCTAAGTGAAAATGAGGCTTATGAGCTTTTGGGATTAAGCATTGGGGCGAATTTGAGCGAGGTAAAAAAACAATATAGAATCCTAGCTAAAAAATATCACCCAGATATCCTAAACGCTAATAATGTCAGCGAAGAAGAGCTTAAAATGGGCGTAGAGAAGTTTCAAAAGATTAATGAGGCTTATGAGCTTTTGAAAAAGAAATTAAATAAGGAGTAA
- a CDS encoding D-2-hydroxyacid dehydrogenase encodes MKIVCLDSATLGGADLSQFNEFGEFISYETTPKDKVVERLKGADVAMVNKVVLDENVLQNTNLKLILETATGVNNIAVEYAKEKNIIVKNVAGYSTKSVVQHTFALMFAFLNQTTFYNGWVKNGKWCESEIFTDFTQMLSDLNGKKHGIIGLGTIGKEVARISSAFGSKVCYYSTSGANNDASYEKISLEELLKTCDIISIHAPLNEKTKNLISYKELTLLKDEAILINVGRGGIINEQDLAKVLDERNFRVGLDVLENEPMLKNHPLLSVKNKNNLLITPHIAWASKESLKTLVQKVYENLKEWVENGK; translated from the coding sequence ATGAAAATCGTATGTTTAGACTCTGCGACTTTGGGCGGGGCGGATTTAAGTCAGTTTAATGAATTTGGAGAATTTATAAGCTATGAAACCACGCCAAAAGACAAGGTGGTCGAAAGGCTTAAGGGTGCAGATGTGGCTATGGTGAATAAGGTCGTTTTAGATGAAAATGTACTTCAAAATACAAATTTAAAACTCATTTTAGAAACTGCCACTGGGGTTAATAATATCGCTGTTGAGTATGCCAAAGAAAAAAACATTATCGTTAAAAATGTCGCTGGATATTCGACTAAGAGCGTGGTGCAGCATACTTTTGCATTGATGTTTGCTTTTTTAAACCAAACGACATTTTATAATGGCTGGGTAAAAAATGGCAAGTGGTGTGAGAGTGAAATTTTCACAGATTTTACGCAAATGCTTAGCGATTTAAATGGTAAAAAACACGGCATTATAGGGCTTGGAACGATAGGTAAAGAAGTGGCTAGAATTTCTAGTGCTTTTGGCTCAAAGGTATGTTATTACTCTACAAGTGGGGCAAATAATGACGCAAGTTATGAAAAAATAAGCCTTGAAGAGCTTTTGAAAACTTGTGATATTATCAGCATTCACGCACCTTTAAATGAAAAAACGAAAAATTTAATTTCTTATAAAGAGCTTACTTTGCTTAAAGATGAGGCGATTTTGATTAATGTAGGGCGTGGAGGAATTATTAATGAGCAAGATTTGGCAAAAGTTTTAGATGAGAGGAATTTTAGGGTTGGGCTTGATGTTTTAGAAAATGAACCTATGCTTAAAAATCATCCTCTTTTAAGTGTGAAAAATAAAAATAATCTTTTAATCACTCCGCACATCGCTTGGGCGAGTAAAGAGAGCTTAAAGACTTTGGTGCAAAAGGTTTATGAAAATTTGAAAGAGTGGGTGGAAAATGGCAAGTGA
- a CDS encoding YajQ family cyclic di-GMP-binding protein produces MASEHSFDISGAVDCGELKNALEQAKKELESRYDLKGVKSELEFNEKESVFKLLCSSEAKLDVLKDIVISKLIKRGINPKGIKELSRESGAVFKLNLKVNDTIDSENAKKINKAIKDSKLKVSSQIRGEEVRVSAKQIDDLQAVMKLVKELDLELNLSFKNLK; encoded by the coding sequence ATGGCAAGTGAGCATAGTTTTGATATTAGTGGGGCGGTTGATTGTGGAGAGCTAAAAAATGCTCTAGAGCAAGCAAAAAAAGAGCTTGAAAGCAGGTATGATTTAAAGGGCGTGAAGAGTGAGCTGGAATTTAATGAAAAAGAAAGCGTGTTTAAACTTCTATGCTCAAGTGAGGCAAAACTCGATGTTTTAAAGGACATTGTCATTTCAAAGCTGATAAAAAGGGGGATAAATCCTAAAGGCATTAAGGAGCTTTCGCGTGAGAGCGGGGCTGTTTTTAAGCTAAATTTAAAGGTAAATGATACCATAGATAGTGAAAATGCAAAGAAGATTAATAAGGCGATTAAGGATAGTAAGCTTAAGGTTAGCTCTCAAATTAGAGGCGAGGAAGTGCGTGTGAGCGCAAAGCAAATCGATGATTTGCAAGCGGTAATGAAGCTTGTAAAAGAGCTTGATTTAGAGCTTAATCTTAGTTTTAAAAATTTAAAATGA
- a CDS encoding AAA family ATPase — protein MLELKEFLNHNEIEQSKLYQRLKCSKNEALILKELCKNYVNANASVSAFSLLVGIFGERHYVYLDYLGDLKNLIKRGFVTSSLGFLKNIDSNKLSNSKLVLLQSELSLSQYFLDFLDSNVDFKVPKIRAYGDYLEYLKDEFLRVELYERLSFVRQSEYCAVLKKHIKDFEKYIKERLRLSKFYNVLNAIFKEHALNAKEQILFLALLKEEYTPNNENQRREQNALLNLISENELEMRQNKKLLEDDSKLLSSFLVEYDEYLNVFGELSKSFFISDGVLERVINSPTKQNQKIKLESLVKEQEIFELIEPNIDINDIIMPQNTKELLSNVLRQQDKKVLERLSLWGIKSSKNIEAKIIFYGPPGTGKTMSALGVAKSMKKAVLSFDCSKILSKWVGESEQNVRKIFDTYKNISNSCKQSPILLLNEADQFLSTRVEGGSGSDKMHNQMQNIFLEQIERFSGVLIATTNFLESLDSAFSRRFDLKIEFKKPDFKDRLKMWEKFLPKNAEFEKAFELETLAKYELSGAQILMVVKNTALKTAVSKDGVFMMSDFLESIKKELDGSFDKNKIVGF, from the coding sequence ATGCTTGAGCTTAAAGAATTTTTAAATCATAATGAAATTGAACAAAGCAAACTTTACCAAAGGCTTAAATGCTCTAAAAATGAGGCTTTAATTTTAAAAGAGCTTTGTAAAAATTATGTCAATGCAAATGCTTCTGTGAGCGCCTTTAGTTTGCTTGTGGGGATTTTTGGAGAGAGGCATTATGTTTATTTGGATTATTTGGGGGATTTAAAAAATTTAATTAAGCGTGGTTTTGTAACGAGTAGTTTGGGATTTTTAAAAAATATAGATTCTAATAAATTAAGTAATTCTAAGCTTGTTTTGTTGCAGAGTGAGCTTAGTCTTAGTCAGTATTTTTTAGATTTTTTAGATAGTAATGTCGATTTTAAAGTGCCTAAAATTAGAGCTTATGGCGATTATTTAGAATATTTAAAAGATGAGTTTTTAAGAGTGGAGCTTTATGAAAGACTTTCTTTTGTGAGGCAGAGCGAGTATTGTGCGGTGCTAAAAAAGCATATTAAGGATTTTGAAAAATATATTAAAGAGCGTTTAAGGCTTAGTAAATTTTATAATGTCTTAAATGCCATTTTTAAAGAACACGCCCTAAACGCTAAAGAGCAAATTCTCTTTTTAGCACTTTTAAAAGAGGAATACACCCCAAACAACGAAAATCAACGAAGAGAGCAAAATGCCTTGCTAAATTTGATTAGTGAGAATGAGCTTGAAATGCGGCAAAATAAAAAGCTTTTGGAAGATGATTCCAAGCTTTTATCTTCTTTTTTGGTGGAGTATGATGAGTATTTAAATGTTTTTGGAGAGCTTTCTAAGAGCTTTTTTATTAGCGATGGGGTTTTGGAAAGAGTGATAAATTCTCCCACAAAGCAAAATCAAAAAATCAAGCTTGAAAGCCTTGTCAAAGAGCAAGAAATTTTTGAGCTTATTGAGCCAAATATCGACATTAATGACATTATAATGCCTCAAAATACTAAGGAACTTTTAAGTAATGTTTTAAGACAGCAGGATAAAAAGGTGCTTGAAAGGTTGAGTTTGTGGGGGATAAAAAGCTCTAAAAATATAGAAGCGAAAATCATCTTTTATGGACCGCCCGGCACGGGTAAAACGATGTCCGCTCTTGGCGTAGCAAAATCGATGAAAAAAGCTGTTTTGAGTTTTGACTGCTCGAAAATTTTAAGCAAATGGGTGGGAGAGAGTGAGCAAAATGTGCGTAAAATTTTTGATACTTATAAAAACATCTCTAATTCTTGCAAACAAAGTCCCATTTTGCTACTTAATGAAGCCGACCAGTTTTTAAGCACCCGCGTGGAGGGAGGTAGCGGAAGCGATAAAATGCACAATCAAATGCAAAATATTTTTTTGGAGCAAATTGAAAGATTTAGTGGCGTTTTAATCGCCACAACAAATTTTTTAGAAAGTCTTGATAGTGCGTTTTCTAGGCGTTTTGACTTAAAGATAGAATTTAAAAAGCCTGATTTTAAAGATAGGCTTAAGATGTGGGAAAAATTCTTACCTAAAAATGCGGAATTTGAAAAAGCTTTTGAGCTTGAAACTTTAGCCAAATATGAGCTAAGTGGAGCGCAAATTTTAATGGTGGTAAAAAATACAGCATTAAAAACAGCTGTGTCAAAGGACGGGGTGTTTATGATGAGCGATTTTTTAGAAAGCATTAAAAAAGAGCTTGATGGAAGTTTTGATAAAAATAAAATTGTGGGATTTTGA
- a CDS encoding DUF2972 domain-containing protein — protein sequence MNQPTLALIATRKRFINYCSYQVETLVGGGGGSKLCTLKFQFSFLLIKTLLKSSNLKAYKEVKPLLKTSYIPLKILLLQNLSFVSQHFDEVNLWLNSKEFKDKYERENHPYPPLLDPDKLNDENYILNYEKIPAEKAWEMNLPLPKNYKFAFFIYGSSAHEAMMDFFQASFNLIFHPITDGLNEINPQDFYSTEFKDVAAFTRWYWIYKKFDEKGVYLSADLPFIILVRDPIGRIKHRANHGGIKRGKSHNTSFHLNDNIDEVLDRKRFYQQSPYPTLGAIPSLIKQSQLVNFSYTSTAKICNKEVYYIDASEVNPDKVMDSMRKYAKFFGKDLDEERLKGLEEFLKQKKMTELRYIIPLTLKIRSLNLEICLKGRKGNLKDYAKELVDKDLENLKVFDIIALAMSEEDFKALKEDEKLFNETKIYLNETKIYLNEFVKKLDNLRQKYVETYVKKKMY from the coding sequence ATGAACCAGCCAACTCTCGCATTGATTGCAACGAGAAAAAGATTTATCAATTATTGTTCTTACCAAGTTGAAACACTTGTGGGGGGGGGGGGGGGTAGTAAGCTCTGCACTTTAAAATTTCAATTTTCTTTCTTACTCATAAAAACCTTACTTAAATCTTCAAATTTAAAAGCCTATAAAGAAGTCAAACCTCTTTTAAAAACATCTTATATTCCTTTAAAAATTTTACTTTTACAAAATTTATCTTTTGTCTCACAACATTTTGATGAAGTCAATTTATGGCTCAATTCTAAAGAATTTAAAGACAAATATGAAAGGGAAAACCACCCTTATCCTCCTTTGTTAGACCCTGACAAGCTTAATGATGAAAATTATATTTTAAATTATGAGAAAATTCCTGCTGAAAAAGCTTGGGAGATGAATTTACCTTTGCCGAAAAATTATAAATTTGCATTTTTTATTTACGGAAGTTCTGCACACGAAGCGATGATGGATTTTTTTCAAGCGAGTTTTAATTTAATTTTTCATCCCATAACAGATGGTTTAAATGAAATTAATCCTCAAGATTTCTACTCCACAGAATTTAAAGATGTTGCAGCCTTTACTAGATGGTATTGGATATATAAAAAATTTGATGAAAAAGGGGTTTATTTAAGTGCTGATTTACCTTTTATCATTTTAGTAAGAGACCCTATTGGCAGGATAAAACATAGGGCAAATCACGGAGGGATAAAGAGAGGTAAAAGCCACAATACTTCCTTTCATCTTAATGATAACATTGACGAAGTTTTGGATAGAAAAAGATTTTATCAACAAAGCCCCTATCCAACCTTAGGCGCTATACCCTCTTTAATCAAACAATCCCAACTTGTCAATTTTTCTTACACAAGCACAGCTAAAATTTGCAATAAAGAAGTGTATTATATCGATGCGAGTGAAGTCAATCCTGATAAGGTAATGGATAGTATGAGAAAATATGCTAAGTTTTTTGGAAAAGATTTGGATGAAGAGAGATTAAAAGGCTTGGAGGAATTTTTAAAACAAAAGAAAATGACGGAACTAAGATACATTATCCCACTCACTCTAAAAATCCGTTCTTTAAATTTAGAAATTTGCCTTAAAGGAAGAAAGGGGAATCTTAAGGATTATGCTAAAGAACTCGTTGATAAAGATTTAGAGAATTTAAAGGTATTTGACATCATCGCTTTAGCAATGAGTGAGGAAGACTTTAAAGCTTTAAAAGAAGATGAAAAATTATTTAATGAAACAAAAATTTATCTTAATGAAACAAAAATTTATCTTAATGAATTTGTTAAAAAATTAGATAATTTAAGGCAAAAATATGTTGAAACTTATGTGAAAAAAAAGATGTATTAG